Proteins co-encoded in one Actinobacillus succinogenes 130Z genomic window:
- a CDS encoding TRAP transporter small permease: MTRLISLLDRILAAFCIVLCAALVVSVVWQVFSRYVLNDPSTVTDELARFLFIWVGLVGAAYGLGKKKHLAIDLLLMKLEKSPKKQAFLQLVINTISIFFIVVIMCYGGMKLVLDTIAAGQVSPVLGIQMGLVYLALPVSGFFMLVFLVRDFIADIRQFSGQN; the protein is encoded by the coding sequence ATGACCAGGCTCATATCCCTATTAGACCGTATACTGGCCGCTTTCTGTATTGTGCTGTGTGCGGCGCTCGTCGTTTCTGTCGTATGGCAGGTTTTTTCACGTTATGTACTGAATGATCCGAGTACGGTAACGGACGAATTGGCACGCTTTCTTTTTATTTGGGTCGGATTAGTCGGAGCGGCTTACGGATTAGGGAAAAAGAAACACCTTGCCATTGATCTGTTGTTGATGAAACTCGAAAAAAGCCCTAAAAAACAGGCATTTCTTCAACTGGTTATCAATACTATCAGTATATTTTTTATTGTCGTAATCATGTGTTACGGCGGAATGAAACTGGTTCTCGATACGATAGCCGCCGGTCAGGTCTCTCCCGTATTGGGAATCCAAATGGGATTGGTTTATCTGGCGCTTCCCGTTAGCGGATTCTTTATGCTCGTCTTTTTAGTGCGGGATTTTATCGCTGACATTCGTCAGTTTTCAGGTCAGAATTAA
- a CDS encoding TRAP transporter large permease, whose product MEWTTILTLAGSFFFFLAIGVPISFAIGVSSLLTILLALPMESAITVISQKMASGLDSFSLLAIPFFILAGNIMNRGGIALRLIEFAKVLGGRLPGSLAHVNVLANMMFGSISGSAVAAAAAVGGTMAPLQKKEGYDPAFSAAVNITSSPTGLLIPPSNTFIVYSLISGGTSIGALFLAGYIPGILMGLGIMSIAYFIAKKNKYPVSPKPTFKEVTHRTLDALPSLGLVVVIIGGIIAGIFTATEASAIAVVYTLILSMIIYKEISLKELPRIILDAMTTTSIVLLLIGASMGMSWAMANADIPYTISDALLSVSDNPIVILLIINLTLLIVGTFMDMTPALLIFTPIFLPIVTELGMDPVHFGILMAFNLSIGICTPPVGSTLFVGCSVAGVKIDKVIRPLLPFYAMLILTLFLVTFVPQLSLWLPQTLLGY is encoded by the coding sequence ATGGAATGGACAACAATTCTCACATTAGCGGGCAGTTTTTTCTTTTTCCTTGCCATTGGTGTACCAATTTCTTTCGCTATCGGCGTATCATCGCTTTTAACCATTTTGCTTGCCCTTCCGATGGAATCGGCAATTACCGTTATTTCTCAAAAGATGGCATCGGGCTTAGACAGTTTTTCACTGCTAGCCATTCCGTTCTTTATTTTGGCCGGTAACATTATGAACCGCGGAGGTATTGCTTTACGTTTAATCGAATTTGCCAAAGTATTGGGCGGTCGCTTGCCGGGTTCGTTAGCGCATGTGAATGTACTCGCCAACATGATGTTCGGTTCCATTTCCGGTTCTGCGGTGGCAGCGGCGGCGGCAGTAGGCGGCACAATGGCGCCGCTGCAAAAAAAAGAAGGTTATGATCCGGCGTTTTCCGCCGCAGTAAATATTACCTCTTCGCCGACGGGTCTGTTAATTCCGCCGAGCAATACTTTTATCGTTTACTCATTGATTTCTGGCGGCACATCAATCGGCGCATTATTTTTAGCGGGCTATATTCCGGGAATTTTAATGGGTTTGGGTATTATGAGCATCGCCTATTTTATTGCGAAAAAAAACAAATATCCCGTTTCACCGAAACCGACTTTTAAAGAAGTGACGCATCGTACTTTAGACGCATTGCCGAGTTTAGGGCTGGTGGTCGTTATCATCGGCGGTATTATTGCCGGTATTTTTACCGCAACGGAAGCTTCTGCGATCGCCGTAGTTTATACCCTGATTCTGTCCATGATTATTTATAAAGAAATCTCGCTGAAAGAATTACCCCGGATTATTCTGGATGCCATGACCACCACCTCTATCGTATTACTGTTAATCGGTGCCTCAATGGGAATGTCCTGGGCAATGGCGAATGCGGATATTCCTTATACCATCAGCGATGCCTTATTAAGCGTTTCGGACAATCCGATTGTAATTTTATTAATCATTAACTTAACATTATTAATCGTGGGTACCTTTATGGATATGACGCCCGCCCTGTTAATCTTTACGCCGATTTTCTTACCGATCGTAACCGAATTAGGCATGGATCCGGTGCATTTCGGTATTTTAATGGCATTTAACTTATCAATCGGCATCTGTACGCCGCCGGTAGGCTCAACTTTATTTGTCGGTTGTTCCGTAGCCGGCGTAAAAATCGATAAAGTCATCAGACCGTTACTACCGTTTTACGCTATGTTAATTTTAACCTTATTTTTGGTGACATTCGTTCCGCAGTTAAGCTTATGGTTACCGCAAACATTACTTGGCTATTAA
- a CDS encoding glycoside hydrolase family 31 protein yields the protein MKTLKSAQFLRQEGNRVDIQCERDYIMHIFVLEQDVIRVAFTHKNAFKLDRTWAIAPNQEDVPFEGRDRISTAGFSLPNYQLNFTNDVIEVATDLLKIRINQPLALEWFYKKEDEWLPLMQERKTGAYQFGVSNDKIAHFIARSLDENCYGLGEKAGDLNRKGRRFEMRNLDAMGYNAEKTDPLYKHIPFYITRKNDVSYGIYYDNLAQCWFDLGNELDNYHTAYKSYRAEDGDMDYYVILGPSTLDVTKKYTALTGGTIFGPRWGLGYSGSTMSYTDADDAQEQLKKFVDLCKQHDIPCDSFQLSSGYTSINGKRYVFNWNYDKIPEPLKMSAHFREAGMHLAANIKPCMLQDHPRYKEAETLGLFIKDSETGLPERSVFWDDEGSHLDFTNPATVKWWKDNVKEQLLERGIGSTWNDNNEYEIWDEQAKCAGFGKEIPINLIRALHPLLMMRSSYEAQKEFAPNERPYLISRSGCAGMNRYVQTWSGDNRTGWNTLRYNIRMGLGMSLSGLYNVGHDVGGFAGDKPEPELFVRWVQNGIFHPRFTIHSWNDDKTVNEPWMYPEVTNIIRDTIKLRYRLMPYIYNIFWQSHKQLEPMLRPTFLDHENDANTYAETDDYLFGRELLVASVVEKGQRNREVYLPQNHAGWYDFYHHTYYEPGQKINVDAPLERIPLFVKAGTVIPMSERTAYSKPEADTARQLAVYPLKQDGELQCSIFDDDGLTYQYQKGEYLQLNITLGSTQDTVYMDIRKQGNWKPAYQALKLTLPANETRTFLVNGNEFRPGTELSLENIREI from the coding sequence ATGAAAACGTTAAAAAGCGCTCAGTTTTTAAGACAAGAAGGAAACCGCGTAGATATTCAGTGCGAACGCGATTATATTATGCATATATTCGTTCTGGAACAGGACGTTATCCGCGTTGCATTCACACACAAAAACGCCTTCAAATTAGACCGCACTTGGGCGATTGCACCCAATCAGGAAGATGTGCCGTTTGAAGGACGTGATCGTATTTCAACCGCAGGATTTTCATTACCAAATTATCAATTGAATTTTACTAACGATGTGATTGAGGTAGCGACTGATTTGCTAAAAATTCGCATAAATCAACCGCTCGCATTGGAATGGTTTTATAAAAAAGAAGACGAATGGCTGCCTCTGATGCAAGAACGTAAAACAGGGGCATATCAGTTTGGTGTCAGCAACGATAAAATCGCTCACTTCATTGCCCGTAGCCTTGACGAAAACTGCTACGGTTTGGGCGAAAAAGCGGGGGATTTGAACCGTAAAGGTCGTCGGTTTGAGATGCGTAATCTCGACGCAATGGGTTATAACGCAGAAAAAACCGACCCGTTATACAAACATATTCCGTTCTATATTACCCGTAAAAACGACGTAAGCTACGGCATTTATTACGATAACCTCGCTCAATGCTGGTTTGATTTAGGCAACGAATTGGATAACTATCATACCGCTTATAAAAGCTACCGCGCAGAAGACGGGGATATGGATTACTATGTCATTCTCGGACCGAGTACCTTGGACGTTACCAAAAAATACACCGCACTTACGGGCGGAACAATCTTCGGTCCCCGTTGGGGGCTGGGTTACAGCGGTTCCACAATGAGTTATACCGATGCCGATGATGCGCAGGAACAACTCAAAAAATTCGTAGACCTATGTAAACAACACGATATTCCGTGCGACTCGTTTCAATTATCATCAGGCTATACTTCAATTAACGGCAAACGTTATGTATTCAACTGGAATTACGATAAAATTCCGGAACCGCTGAAAATGTCGGCGCATTTCCGCGAAGCCGGTATGCATCTGGCGGCCAACATTAAACCTTGTATGTTGCAGGATCATCCTCGTTATAAAGAAGCGGAAACGTTGGGTTTATTTATTAAAGACAGTGAAACGGGTTTGCCCGAGCGCTCCGTCTTTTGGGACGATGAAGGTTCGCATTTAGACTTTACCAACCCCGCGACGGTAAAATGGTGGAAAGATAACGTTAAAGAACAGTTATTGGAACGCGGTATCGGCTCTACGTGGAATGATAACAACGAATATGAAATTTGGGACGAACAAGCCAAATGCGCGGGCTTCGGTAAAGAAATTCCGATTAACCTCATTCGCGCACTACACCCCCTATTAATGATGCGTTCGTCTTACGAAGCACAAAAAGAATTTGCGCCGAACGAACGTCCGTACTTAATTTCCCGTTCCGGTTGCGCCGGTATGAACCGTTACGTACAAACCTGGTCGGGTGACAACCGTACCGGCTGGAATACCTTACGCTATAACATTCGTATGGGATTAGGGATGAGCTTGTCTGGTTTGTATAACGTAGGTCATGACGTAGGCGGTTTCGCGGGCGACAAACCGGAACCCGAATTGTTTGTACGTTGGGTACAAAACGGCATTTTTCACCCGCGTTTTACCATCCATTCATGGAATGACGACAAAACGGTAAACGAACCTTGGATGTATCCGGAAGTGACGAATATCATTCGCGACACCATTAAACTGCGTTATAGATTAATGCCTTATATCTACAATATTTTCTGGCAGTCACATAAACAACTTGAACCGATGTTGCGACCAACGTTCTTAGATCACGAAAACGATGCAAATACTTACGCCGAAACCGATGATTATCTCTTCGGCAGAGAGTTGCTCGTAGCTTCCGTAGTAGAAAAAGGGCAACGAAATCGTGAAGTGTATTTACCGCAAAATCATGCGGGCTGGTACGATTTTTACCACCATACTTACTATGAACCCGGTCAAAAAATTAATGTCGACGCACCGTTAGAACGTATTCCGTTATTCGTTAAAGCGGGAACCGTCATTCCGATGTCCGAACGTACCGCTTATAGCAAACCGGAAGCGGATACCGCAAGACAACTTGCCGTTTATCCGTTAAAACAGGACGGCGAACTCCAATGCTCAATTTTTGACGATGACGGTTTAACTTATCAATATCAAAAAGGTGAATATTTACAATTAAATATCACATTAGGCAGTACGCAAGATACGGTTTATATGGATATTCGGAAACAAGGGAATTGGAAACCCGCCTATCAGGCATTAAAATTGACTTTACCGGCAAACGAAACAAGAACGTTTCTGGTAAACGGCAATGAATTCCGACCGGGTACCGAATTAAGCTTAGAAAACATCCGAGAGATTTAA